The DNA window CTGGTTTAAGCTAAGCGTAGGTGAACAAATGATTCATGTACCTGTTAACAATATACATAGCTATATCGTCATTCGAAATTTTTCATTCAATGTGCATGAAATGTTGACGTGGATGGAACGCATCCAAAATAGATCCAGCACTGTTATTTATCCCTATTATAAGTATTATGAACGCTCTtcgggcgaatgaccttaaaggTTAAAGcttcaaataaacaaacaaaccacGAACGTTCTTTACTGACAGGAACTGGTTGAAGGTTAGAACAGGATAAAATTGACTCCTGTTTGACTTCGCTTCTTTTAGGTTGAAATAGGTTAGAAGTGGATAAAATTAGCTCGCGATACCTTTCTCAGCTCCGCTTCTCTTCTCTTAAGGTATGTGGAGGAAAATAACAATACTTCTGGTGAGTATTGTTGAGGTTGACCTCCATGTTTGGTTATTTCGGACTAATATTAAACGATTCTTCAAAAACTAAAGTTGTTTAATTATAAACAAataattttaagttttaaaattttcactaTTCTCGCATTAAAgcttataaataaaataaatagtatCAGTGTGCCACATAATCGAGCAAATAAGGCCCAACGCTTCTTTTCCACAAAAAAGGTCTTAAAGTAGTACAGAAAGCTCGATTGCCATATGTCAAGCTCAATTACTTTTAGTTTGAACTCACGCTCGCAAGCACCTCGAAGGTCTGTTCAGTATCCTTCAGTCATTCATGTTTTTTAACAGCCTAACGCGGTCAATCTAGTCTATGATTACTGTAAAGTCGATGGAACTCGTTTTCGTCGTGTTTTCCTTCATCAATGCTTCCGTTCGGTTCGTTCTCATCTTCTGCCGATTCCTGTTCTTGATCGGCATCTAGTCGGCTTATACTGTCTTGCTCTTGGTTGGCACTGGGTTCAGTATTGTATAGATTAACCCCTTCCTCGTCGTCTGCATACTCGTAGTTTAGTTCGTCCATGCGTTTCTGGGCTTTAACCTGTGGGTGGTGAGGAAAGGTGATTGATATGTTGTTAGTAAGTCGCTATCAAAAGGTATTCGTTTTTGATTACTGCAAATTATGGACCTGTATTGTCATTTggatcattaaatgaagaatggATGGTGGGAAACTCGAGGTTCGGCTATATGGTCTGCCACCACTTTTTCGTAAAGTAGTTATTACAAAAATTCATGTCGCACTTTGGAGAAGCGGAATCCATTTCAGAGAACACATGAAGATACTACTTTCCAGATATTCTGGATAGTGTTTTTGCGGTGAGAATTGGGATTGATCGACCCTTTACTTCCTACCTgaccctgcagtacaaaacacaATGCAATAGTACCATTACACAGAGAACTATTTGCACATAGCAAGGACTATTAAAGATGTGTCAGTTCTAGGAACCGAACCATTGAATACAATGTCTTCGAAATGGAACGTTTTTAGTATAAATTACTAATGTTAAGAACccaaatcacaaaaaaaaaaacaaactaaaGATGAAAGGCTAAAAGACCAACCAccaccattcataaattatgtaacgCATTTAGAGGGGAGGAAgtacgacaaattgtgacatgttgtgacatatgggggagggggagttagctagatcgttacgtaacatgtttttactgaagaaaaaaaaatgttttcccggaatttgttacgtaataagaGAGGGGGGTATAGagaaatttgttacatggggggagaggggtcaattttgggcaatttttgcgttacgtaatttatgaatggtcccttacatTGTCATATATTTCAtcacaaaaaataatcaaaataaacgaatatttattcaaaaaatgtagGCCGCGTATTTGATGGAATAATGCTACACCTTTCCTAATATGgccaaaataagttttttacccTATTTAAAAAGTCTTTGCACCCACTGCATGCAATAAAAATATGATCTTATACTCCATTTAATGACTCAATTACTCACACTTCTGAAACCAAAAATAAACTCACGCTGTCGGTAGATTCGCCCTCGCCATCCGGTACGACTATTCGAAGGGGACTCTGGGTGGTCTCGACTGGCTCCACCGTTGCTCGTTTGCTGTTCTGGGCATCGTTGCCCAGTCCGAGCGCATTGGCAACGGCTTGCTGGTGCTCCTGGTAGGCAAGCAGATAGTCCGTAGTTTGCGGGGCCTGTGCCTGTGCCTGAGAGTGCTGCTGCGTCAACTGTGGAGCGACCGTATTTGCCTGATAGGCAAGCTGTTGCTGCTGGTACAGTTCCTGTTGGGCCTGCGCTAGGATTCGGTCGTTCTCCTGTTGGCGTTCGGCAAGCTCGTAGAAAGATTGTTGTTCCTGTTGCTGCTGTTGAAGTGGGTGCTGATAGCTATTCTGCTGCTCCTGATCGACCTGGTAGTGGTAGTAATCGTTGGGTGATAGCTGATTGTGTAAGTTTATAGTACCGTAGTTGAGTAGGTTGGCGATTTCGCTTTCCGTGAGCTGATGATGGGAGGATTTTTCATGCTGTTGAATAAGCTGCTGCTGCAATTGCTGCTCTAGTTGATTCTGCTGGGGGATTTGCTGCTGGTGAAGGGAGAGTTGTTCGTGACCAACTAGTTGGGCATACGTAGGGGAATCATGCGAATGCTGTTGTTGGAGGTCGTTCAGCTGGATCTGGCTGACGGCGGACTGAAGCTCGTGCAGTTGGTCCTGTGTGGCGGCAAGAATCTGACCTGCACTGGCTGCAGGTTCACCGTGTTTGTAGGAGTACGAATTGTAGACAAAGTTACTTGCCGGAGGTTGAGGACCTGGTACGGTACCGAGATAACTCGTCTCCGGTTTGAAAAGAGTCGTCtgtagctgctgctgctggtggttgTTGAAGAGGTTATTGGACTGGGTCACGAGATAGGTTGGATTGTAGAGCTA is part of the Topomyia yanbarensis strain Yona2022 chromosome 1, ASM3024719v1, whole genome shotgun sequence genome and encodes:
- the LOC131677702 gene encoding polyglutamine-repeat protein pqn-41 isoform X1, yielding MMQLPICMLILAVTVTCGSYAAEFKPMIASAYGKPPLVHTHWPPKHSLGSVALKQYMVQLRSGSRLSPVAVRPAPAMMMSLKRPVKSVFSPTYPLLKQHHLKRPILGAHMPLVLNLSLKPKFQSSPPGLKTGGIVYEKLKPIVPQSSGRVTSPNDGAIHTIPAPNLSGTQGKAVHQLQITTFDDNNHLEIDNHKSTKPPKSTFAPKPTYAALSTPQTIAPYRHQIPYPPGSTHQYQVIEEHNNDATLKNPYSGQKTYFAPDPDPSLPSKILLPTQDPLSEPSNLKFPPKDLLVQAQTQAQSHYLPQLSTAPLNQKPIYGIVNTAPQPSYGVPLASQPQLQQHILQQSSMMQGMPLYNPTYLVTQSNNLFNNHQQQQLQTTLFKPETSYLGTVPGPQPPASNFVYNSYSYKHGEPAASAGQILAATQDQLHELQSAVSQIQLNDLQQQHSHDSPTYAQLVGHEQLSLHQQQIPQQNQLEQQLQQQLIQQHEKSSHHQLTESEIANLLNYGTINLHNQLSPNDYYHYQVDQEQQNSYQHPLQQQQQEQQSFYELAERQQENDRILAQAQQELYQQQQLAYQANTVAPQLTQQHSQAQAQAPQTTDYLLAYQEHQQAVANALGLGNDAQNSKRATVEPVETTQSPLRIVVPDGEGESTDSVKAQKRMDELNYEYADDEEGVNLYNTEPSANQEQDSISRLDADQEQESAEDENEPNGSIDEGKHDENEFHRLYSNHRLD
- the LOC131677702 gene encoding polyglutamine-repeat protein pqn-41 isoform X2, with product MLPICMLILAVTVTCGSYAAEFKPMIASAYGKPPLVHTHWPPKHSLGSVALKQYMVQLRSGSRLSPVAVRPAPAMMMSLKRPVKSVFSPTYPLLKQHHLKRPILGAHMPLVLNLSLKPKFQSSPPGLKTGGIVYEKLKPIVPQSSGRVTSPNDGAIHTIPAPNLSGTQGKAVHQLQITTFDDNNHLEIDNHKSTKPPKSTFAPKPTYAALSTPQTIAPYRHQIPYPPGSTHQYQVIEEHNNDATLKNPYSGQKTYFAPDPDPSLPSKILLPTQDPLSEPSNLKFPPKDLLVQAQTQAQSHYLPQLSTAPLNQKPIYGIVNTAPQPSYGVPLASQPQLQQHILQQSSMMQGMPLYNPTYLVTQSNNLFNNHQQQQLQTTLFKPETSYLGTVPGPQPPASNFVYNSYSYKHGEPAASAGQILAATQDQLHELQSAVSQIQLNDLQQQHSHDSPTYAQLVGHEQLSLHQQQIPQQNQLEQQLQQQLIQQHEKSSHHQLTESEIANLLNYGTINLHNQLSPNDYYHYQVDQEQQNSYQHPLQQQQQEQQSFYELAERQQENDRILAQAQQELYQQQQLAYQANTVAPQLTQQHSQAQAQAPQTTDYLLAYQEHQQAVANALGLGNDAQNSKRATVEPVETTQSPLRIVVPDGEGESTDSVKAQKRMDELNYEYADDEEGVNLYNTEPSANQEQDSISRLDADQEQESAEDENEPNGSIDEGKHDENEFHRLYSNHRLD
- the LOC131677702 gene encoding polyglutamine-repeat protein pqn-41 isoform X3; translated protein: MLILAVTVTCGSYAAEFKPMIASAYGKPPLVHTHWPPKHSLGSVALKQYMVQLRSGSRLSPVAVRPAPAMMMSLKRPVKSVFSPTYPLLKQHHLKRPILGAHMPLVLNLSLKPKFQSSPPGLKTGGIVYEKLKPIVPQSSGRVTSPNDGAIHTIPAPNLSGTQGKAVHQLQITTFDDNNHLEIDNHKSTKPPKSTFAPKPTYAALSTPQTIAPYRHQIPYPPGSTHQYQVIEEHNNDATLKNPYSGQKTYFAPDPDPSLPSKILLPTQDPLSEPSNLKFPPKDLLVQAQTQAQSHYLPQLSTAPLNQKPIYGIVNTAPQPSYGVPLASQPQLQQHILQQSSMMQGMPLYNPTYLVTQSNNLFNNHQQQQLQTTLFKPETSYLGTVPGPQPPASNFVYNSYSYKHGEPAASAGQILAATQDQLHELQSAVSQIQLNDLQQQHSHDSPTYAQLVGHEQLSLHQQQIPQQNQLEQQLQQQLIQQHEKSSHHQLTESEIANLLNYGTINLHNQLSPNDYYHYQVDQEQQNSYQHPLQQQQQEQQSFYELAERQQENDRILAQAQQELYQQQQLAYQANTVAPQLTQQHSQAQAQAPQTTDYLLAYQEHQQAVANALGLGNDAQNSKRATVEPVETTQSPLRIVVPDGEGESTDSVKAQKRMDELNYEYADDEEGVNLYNTEPSANQEQDSISRLDADQEQESAEDENEPNGSIDEGKHDENEFHRLYSNHRLD